The Daucus carota subsp. sativus chromosome 7, DH1 v3.0, whole genome shotgun sequence genome window below encodes:
- the LOC108193731 gene encoding O-fucosyltransferase 13 isoform X2 — MIASVIKKPNLNTYAVALLLLLSLIYLLSLSSPYFDSSFNSFRFSSTSTGNSIWSVRRFIEWRPCDWWIRGHLNALPEESNGYIRVDCYGGLNQMRRDENSNPITNQTLNLK; from the exons ATGATAGCATCTGTTATTAAGAAACCCAACTTAAATACCTACGCTGTTGCTCTCTTACTTCTCCTCTCGCTCATCTATCTCCTCTCCCTGTCTTCCCCATACTTCGATTCTTCGTTTAATTCGTTCAG GTTTAGTTCCACAAGCACCGGAAATTCTATATGGAGTGTTAGAAGGTTTATAGAATGGAGACCTTGTGATTGGTGGATTCGAGGCCACTTGAATG CTCTTCCAGAAGAGAGCAATGGTTATATTCGAGTGGATTGTTATGGCGGACTTAATCAAATGAGGCGGGAT GAGAATAGCAATCCTATCACAAATCAAACTTTGAATTTGAAGTAA
- the LOC108193731 gene encoding O-fucosyltransferase 13 isoform X1 translates to MIASVIKKPNLNTYAVALLLLLSLIYLLSLSSPYFDSSFNSFRFSSTSTGNSIWSVRRFIEWRPCDWWIRGHLNALPEESNGYIRVDCYGGLNQMRRDLCDGVGIARLLNATLVLPKFEVAAYWNKMFNH, encoded by the exons ATGATAGCATCTGTTATTAAGAAACCCAACTTAAATACCTACGCTGTTGCTCTCTTACTTCTCCTCTCGCTCATCTATCTCCTCTCCCTGTCTTCCCCATACTTCGATTCTTCGTTTAATTCGTTCAG GTTTAGTTCCACAAGCACCGGAAATTCTATATGGAGTGTTAGAAGGTTTATAGAATGGAGACCTTGTGATTGGTGGATTCGAGGCCACTTGAATG CTCTTCCAGAAGAGAGCAATGGTTATATTCGAGTGGATTGTTATGGCGGACTTAATCAAATGAGGCGGGAT TTATGCGATGGTGTTGGGATTGCTCGTTTGTTAAATGCAACTCTTGTATTGCCAAAATTTGAAGTGGCAGCTTATTGGAATAAGATGTTTAACCACTGA